From the Syntrophomonadaceae bacterium genome, one window contains:
- a CDS encoding dipeptidase encodes MMEEEQDNTYKFRVADAHCDTLNLLLKTGTCLSSKAPSGHIDLLNLTEGCVKLQFMSAFIGSEYKPTGALRRSMRLIDQFYRMIQSINNGVFVKSPSDIKKFMESDKIGFLLAIEGGEVLEGQLSVLRILYELGVRSIGLTWNQRNDIAEGIWEFEANGGLTRFGKEVTLEMNRLGILIDAAHMAEKSFFDLLSVSTQPIIVSHANCYALCKHPRNLTDEQMQALAKNNGLLGITFCPEYLSEKKSGVEDVIRHIDHACKVMGVEHVGLGSDFDGIETTPFGINNASSWPLISSALFKKGYLPDDIEKIMARNLINLLIKVLKEN; translated from the coding sequence TTGATGGAAGAAGAACAAGATAACACTTATAAGTTTCGGGTAGCGGACGCTCACTGCGACACTTTAAACCTTCTTTTGAAAACAGGAACCTGCCTATCATCAAAGGCTCCATCCGGCCACATAGATTTATTAAACTTAACAGAAGGTTGCGTCAAATTGCAATTCATGTCTGCATTTATTGGCTCTGAGTACAAACCTACTGGTGCGTTAAGACGAAGCATGAGATTAATTGACCAATTTTACCGCATGATTCAAAGCATTAATAATGGGGTTTTTGTGAAAAGCCCCTCTGACATAAAAAAGTTTATGGAGAGTGACAAGATTGGATTTCTCTTAGCCATTGAGGGTGGAGAGGTATTGGAGGGGCAACTGTCTGTTCTTCGCATATTGTACGAATTAGGTGTGCGAAGTATTGGGCTGACCTGGAACCAGCGCAACGATATTGCCGAAGGCATCTGGGAATTCGAAGCTAACGGAGGTCTCACCAGATTCGGCAAAGAGGTTACTCTTGAAATGAACCGGTTAGGCATCTTAATTGATGCCGCCCACATGGCGGAAAAGAGTTTTTTTGACCTCCTGTCAGTTAGCACACAGCCTATAATTGTGTCTCATGCTAATTGCTACGCGCTATGTAAGCATCCACGCAATCTGACGGATGAGCAAATGCAAGCTCTTGCCAAAAATAACGGCTTGCTTGGAATTACCTTTTGTCCCGAATATTTATCCGAAAAAAAAAGTGGGGTTGAGGATGTAATCCGGCATATCGACCATGCCTGCAAGGTAATGGGGGTAGAACACGTAGGATTAGGCTCTGACTTTGATGGGATAGAAACAACTCCTTTCGGAATAAATAATGCCTCATCCTGGCCTTTGATCTCCTCGGCACTGTTTAAAAAAGGATACCTGCCTGATGATATAGAAAAAATAATGGCAAGAAATTTAATTAACCTTCTAATAAAAGTATTAAAAGAGAATTAA
- the cobU gene encoding bifunctional adenosylcobinamide kinase/adenosylcobinamide-phosphate guanylyltransferase: protein MQEIRFAEKNSGRIVLVTGGVRSGKSLFAEQLAASLANKVLYLATSEIRDQEMAIRVRSHQNRRPSNWSTIEEPIKIKEVIAAIGQEYQVVLLDCLTLFVANLMAKHGLMHETEDNSLSVIPEQENLIYQEIEQICRLLKTARATTIIVTNEVGWGIVPAYPVGRLFRDLVGKCNQIAASYSDEVYLLVAGLPVRIK from the coding sequence ATGCAGGAGATTAGATTTGCGGAAAAAAACAGCGGAAGAATTGTCCTCGTTACCGGAGGGGTGAGAAGCGGCAAAAGCCTTTTTGCTGAACAATTGGCAGCTTCTCTTGCAAACAAAGTCCTTTATTTGGCTACGAGCGAGATCAGGGATCAAGAGATGGCTATCCGGGTAAGATCACATCAAAACAGGCGGCCTTCAAATTGGTCTACGATAGAAGAGCCAATCAAAATCAAAGAAGTGATAGCTGCCATTGGGCAAGAATACCAGGTGGTTTTATTGGATTGCCTTACATTATTTGTTGCAAATCTAATGGCTAAACACGGGTTAATGCATGAAACCGAAGACAATTCCTTATCTGTGATACCTGAACAGGAAAATCTGATTTACCAAGAAATAGAACAAATATGCCGGCTTTTGAAAACAGCCCGTGCTACAACAATAATTGTTACAAATGAGGTAGGTTGGGGAATAGTGCCTGCCTACCCTGTTGGCAGGCTTTTTAGAGACTTGGTGGGCAAGTGCAACCAGATCGCAGCATCCTATTCTGATGAAGTTTATTTATTAGTCGCAGGCCTGCCAGTAAGAATTAAATAA
- the cbiD gene encoding cobalamin biosynthesis protein CbiD: MGKADDAEADCKYLGGRILRKGFTTGACAAAAAKAAVECLTKKQAPQNVEIWLPAGKVWRAGIAKFELTADSAACCVIKDAGDDPDITNGLEIWAKAKWSVEGISIKGGDGVGIVTLPGIGAEVGQPAINKVPLEMIRREVMQILSENSPGVEIVISVPGGDKIAKRTLNPQLGIIGGISILGTTGIVEPMSEEAFKNSLVPQITKAIEMGFKTVVLVPGRIGYKQAVKIGFLPDQVLMMSNFIGFMLEECARLGIRKVIIMGHIGKLIKIAGGIFHTHSRIADARMEIFTACSLEFGVDTSLIRAAMNCITVEEAARLLADNNPGLFAHIAKRISRRAMIYIREQLTVGTIITSLEGKILGYDQNAVLMGSEISWLQKSM, translated from the coding sequence ATGGGAAAGGCTGACGATGCAGAGGCTGATTGCAAATATCTTGGCGGCAGGATTTTGCGAAAAGGCTTCACAACGGGGGCATGCGCAGCAGCAGCTGCCAAAGCAGCTGTCGAATGCCTGACGAAAAAACAAGCTCCACAAAATGTCGAAATTTGGCTGCCGGCAGGAAAGGTGTGGAGAGCCGGAATTGCTAAGTTTGAGTTAACAGCAGACAGCGCTGCCTGCTGTGTTATTAAAGATGCTGGAGACGATCCAGATATCACAAATGGCTTGGAAATCTGGGCGAAAGCAAAATGGTCAGTTGAGGGAATATCCATTAAAGGTGGCGATGGTGTTGGGATTGTTACCTTGCCTGGAATTGGGGCGGAAGTCGGCCAACCAGCGATTAATAAAGTCCCCTTAGAAATGATCCGCCGGGAAGTAATGCAAATCCTCTCCGAAAATTCACCTGGGGTAGAGATTGTTATTTCCGTTCCCGGAGGAGACAAAATTGCAAAGAGGACGCTTAACCCACAACTTGGGATCATTGGCGGGATCTCAATTTTGGGAACCACTGGCATTGTTGAGCCAATGTCAGAAGAAGCGTTCAAGAACTCTTTGGTCCCTCAAATTACCAAGGCAATAGAAATGGGTTTCAAGACTGTAGTTCTGGTCCCTGGACGCATTGGTTACAAACAGGCTGTTAAAATTGGTTTTTTGCCTGATCAGGTATTGATGATGAGCAACTTTATCGGTTTTATGCTTGAGGAATGTGCACGGCTGGGAATTAGAAAAGTAATCATTATGGGTCATATTGGCAAGCTGATCAAAATTGCAGGGGGCATCTTTCATACCCACAGCAGAATTGCCGATGCGAGAATGGAAATTTTCACGGCTTGTTCTTTGGAATTTGGCGTTGATACCTCTCTGATACGTGCTGCAATGAACTGCATTACTGTTGAAGAAGCCGCCAGGTTGTTGGCAGACAATAACCCAGGGCTCTTCGCTCATATCGCAAAGCGGATCAGCCGCAGGGCTATGATTTATATTAGAGAACAGTTGACAGTAGGAACTATTATTACTTCCCTCGAAGGTAAAATATTAGGATATGATCAAAACGCTGTTCTTATGGGGAGTGAAATAAGTTGGCTGCAAAAATCCATGTAG
- the cbiE gene encoding precorrin-6y C5,15-methyltransferase (decarboxylating) subunit CbiE: MAAKIHVVGIGPGSKEYLPPIAVEIINKAEVLFGGQRALNMFKELECEKLTIDSNIENVLTIIQQRYRKQNVVVLVSGDPGFFSLLSRLKEKVPEEELNVIPGISSVQLAFARIKKPWHNMQAISLHGRDISELEQYLTVSPLAILCDQNHSPQIIARYFLSRGIADRQAFVFQNLSYPEENIASVNIEEMAGYQTCGNALVVIT, translated from the coding sequence TTGGCTGCAAAAATCCATGTAGTAGGCATTGGCCCTGGATCCAAAGAATACCTTCCCCCAATTGCTGTTGAAATAATAAATAAAGCAGAAGTTCTCTTTGGCGGACAACGGGCTTTAAACATGTTTAAAGAGCTAGAGTGTGAAAAATTAACAATTGACAGTAACATCGAAAATGTTCTCACTATCATCCAGCAACGCTACAGGAAACAGAATGTTGTAGTTTTAGTCTCCGGAGATCCTGGTTTCTTCAGTTTATTAAGCAGATTAAAAGAAAAAGTGCCAGAAGAGGAACTTAATGTAATTCCGGGAATTAGCTCTGTTCAATTAGCATTTGCACGGATAAAAAAGCCTTGGCACAATATGCAGGCGATCAGCCTCCATGGCAGAGATATATCTGAGCTTGAACAATACCTTACTGTTTCTCCTCTGGCTATCTTGTGTGATCAGAACCATTCACCACAGATAATCGCAAGATATTTTTTGAGCAGAGGAATTGCTGACCGGCAAGCCTTTGTTTTTCAAAACCTGAGTTACCCGGAAGAAAACATAGCTTCCGTTAACATAGAGGAAATGGCGGGATATCAAACATGTGGTAATGCACTAGTAGTTATTACTTAA
- the cbiT gene encoding precorrin-6Y C5,15-methyltransferase (decarboxylating) subunit CbiT: MIEKTQQLGALGLPDSCFIRGEAPMTKQEIRWLTLCKARIEPSNCIWDIGAGTGSISVEAARLAPQGLVYAIEKDLEAIDLIKDNAMRFQTANLEAVFGFAPQALTDLPDPDRIIISGSGGAMEAILDCCTNRLRPKGLIVFNAITVDNLNRGISYFKSAKWHLEGIMTQISRLEETKDVHMWKALNPVQIIVATREAANAW, encoded by the coding sequence ATGATTGAAAAAACCCAACAGCTAGGGGCTCTCGGACTGCCGGACTCTTGTTTTATTAGAGGCGAAGCCCCGATGACCAAACAAGAAATACGCTGGCTGACTTTATGCAAAGCCAGAATTGAGCCCTCGAACTGCATCTGGGATATTGGAGCAGGTACTGGATCCATTTCCGTGGAAGCAGCCCGATTGGCTCCACAGGGTCTGGTTTACGCTATTGAGAAAGATCTTGAGGCAATTGACCTTATAAAAGATAATGCTATGCGTTTTCAAACTGCCAATCTCGAAGCCGTTTTTGGTTTCGCCCCACAAGCTCTCACTGACCTGCCTGACCCCGATCGGATTATTATTAGCGGCAGCGGAGGAGCTATGGAGGCCATTTTAGACTGTTGCACTAACAGACTGAGACCCAAGGGGTTGATAGTTTTTAATGCCATCACTGTCGACAATCTAAACAGGGGCATCTCATATTTCAAGTCAGCCAAATGGCATCTAGAGGGTATTATGACCCAAATTAGCAGGCTAGAAGAAACAAAAGACGTACACATGTGGAAAGCCCTAAACCCGGTTCAAATTATTGTCGCAACAAGGGAGGCAGCCAATGCTTGGTAA